tggttaggactcctcacacccactgcaggggcccaggtttgatccctggtcggggatctcATAAGCCACAtggcaaggcaaaaaaaaaaaaaaaaaaagtagggcttccctggtggtacagtggttgagagtccacctgccgatgcaggggacacgggttcgtgtcccggtccgggaagatcccacatgccgcagagcggctgggcccgagagccatggccgctgaacctgcgcgtccggagcctgtgctctgcaacgggagaggccacagcagtgaaggcctgcgtaccgcaaaaaaaaaaaaaaaaaaaaaaaaaaaaaaaaaagtagtactatatatacatatacacacatatcttcTTGTTTGTTATTGGACAGTATATCCAAAAAGAGACTGTTCCATATAATATATGgagattttcctcttttttctctttttccccttctttcctccctttattTTTGGTAGCTGCAGAGTCACTAtatggatggacatttgggttatttctagttttttgttgCTGCCTTGAATAGCCTTGTGCCTACCTCACCTGATATTTTTGCTAGTCTACCTTTAGGATGGATTTCTAGAAATAGTATGGCAAGGGCCAAGGGTCCCCCATCTGTAACTCTGCTAGGTATCACCAAATCCGCCTTCTAGTGCTTGTACAGGAAAGCCTATTCCCACCCAGACTCGCCATaacttttggtttcttccaatCTCATAGGAGCAGGGCTATCTTGGGTGTTCCCCAGTGTCTGGAGGGGAAATGAGAAGCCATGGAGTATACAGGTTAAGCACACAGACCTCACTTCGTGCCTTTGTTTGCACAAACCCTGGCTTTGCCCTTCCTGGCTGTGACCCCAGGTGTAGCACGGAGCCAGCCCCAGCGCGGAGGCTGCCCTCTACAGTCGGGACCATCTCTTCTGGCTGTTTCAGGCCACCGATCGTTTCACAATAAAATTGCTGGCTTTACTCCCTGGGCTGAACCGATTACCTGGGTTATGGCATTTGATCCCATAACAACCCTATAAGGCAGCTATCGTATCCTTATTTTGCAGGTAGGGAAGCCAGGGGATGGAGGGTTAGAAAGAGTTGGGGCTTTGCCCAAACTCACAGTTTAACAAGCAGGAGAGGCAGCTGGACTTGTGAGGCAACACATAAACTCACACATGTGTGTACGAACATGCATGTACCTGCATGTTCATGTGTGCATGTACCCATatacgtgtgtatgtatgtacatgtatctctgtgtatacacatacagttaagtccctacatacgaacgagttctgttGCGAGAGCGTGTttgtaagtccagtttgttcataagtccaacgaagttagcctaggtacccaactaacacaatcgactatatagtactgtactgtaatcggtttataatacttttcaagcaaataatatgtacataaaaaacaaacacagagggcttccctggtggcgcagtggttgagagcccgcctgccgatgcaggggacacgggttcatgccccggtccgggaagatcccacatgccgcggagcggctcggcccgtgagccatggccgctgagcctgcgcgtccagagcctgtgctccgcaacgggagaggtcacaacagtgagaggcccgcgtaccgcaaaaaaaaaaaaaaaaaaaaaaaaaaaaacccacagaaaataaggaaaacatttttcatcttacagtacagtaccttgaaaagcacAGTCATACAGTCAACAGCTGGTGTACAGGGGCTGGCACGCACGTTCACCTCTTTGAAAGTTCgaaacttgaaggttcgtatgtaggggacttactgtatatatatacacacgtgcgTGCCTGTGTACATACACCTATCTGCATTTCTGAAGAAGATATGAACACCCTCACAGCTACATCTCTGCGTCCATAGGGATAACACCCCCAGGATGAACTCCTCATAACAGACTCGCTAGCTCTAACCGGATTCACATTTTTAAGGCTTCCAACCTGCCCTCTGACCCCAGCCCGGTTTCCGCTTGGCGGGCCGGAGGGGGTGATCTGATCTTCAAAGATTCCTCAAGCTGGGCCCGTGgagacccctccccctcctgcagaGAATGGGGACGAAGCCCACCCTCTGGCCACTGTAAGGACACACATCACAATGGCTGTTCCACCTGAGCCAGGCCCAGCAAGAGGCGCTGGGGGTGACCTGCACTCCTTTTACCCGTGGACAACCAGGCCACGTGATGGGGGCCTCCCGAGACCAGAGCTTGGCTGCTCAGAGCTCGGAACCCAACGCTGCCCCAACACCGTTGCTGGAACAGAGGACCTCCTGGGCCCCAAGAGAGAACCACCCCCAGGGTGAGGGTCCTCTCGTTCAGGTGACACGCTGACTGTGGGGTCCTCAGGAAGGGCCGGGAGACTACGGGTTCCCTTGATGAACTGCAGCTGACTCCCCGCCTCACCCCCCAAGTCTCGCTGCCCCCGCCAACCCGGGGACCACGAGAACGGATGGGGACGATGTGGGGCCTCCACAGCCTGTGCCCTCTCTTCAAGTGTCACAAGACTAATGATGCCCCCATAGCAGGTATGACCTGCCCCTccgcccccagcccagccagtGTCCAGAGACAACCTAGAATACCCTGGGAGAGGTGGGGGGTTCTGGCCATGCTGCTGTGGCCTCAGGTTAAGTCACCAAAtctctttcctcatctggaaaatggctGAGAGGATTAAAAGTTATGATGGACATAGGGCCAGGCAGTTGCTAGCTCAGTCTGAGCTCAGAAGGACTTTCCAGCTGGAAGTCCTGGGCCAGGTACTTGATTTCTGACCTTCAGTTTctgcacctgtaaaatgggtacaaaaCCCAGCCCCAGGCGGGGCTGCTGGGGACTGGATGGGCATGAAACCACCTCCTGTCCCACAGAGACTAGACTGAGTcgagagaagtggggaggggcttcCTGTTCTCCAGTCGCCCCTACTCTGAGAGGAGGCATGGGGTGGGGTAAGCCCAGGTGCCTCCCTCAAGCCACGAGGCTCCCTTCCTGCTCAGCCCCATCAAAGTTCCTGAGCAGTTCCCAATAAAAACACacaggggggggcttccctggtggtgcagtggttaagaatccgcctgccaatgcaggggacatgggttcgagccctggtccaggaagatcccacatgctgcggagcaactaagcccctgtaccacaactactgagcctgcactctagagcccgtgagccacaactactgagcctgcgtgctacaactactgaagcccacgtgcctagagcccgtgctctgcaacaagagaagccactgcagtgagaagcccgcacactgcaacgaagagtatcccctgctcgctgtgactagagaaagcccacacgcagcaacaaagacccaacgcagccaaaaataaattaaaaaaacaaaaacaaaaaaacccccacagggTCCCTATCCATCACCCACACAGTGAGTGGTTAAGATTCTGGAGCTCccatcctctccttccccacaccATCCTCTGGGTATCTAGGATCCCAGAACTCCTTGTCCAAACTGCCTTACACCTAATTCCAGGGCCTGGGCGGGGATGCTTCCCAAGGCCCCAAGGGCCAGCCGAGGGCTGACTCCTGGGAGGcgaggggcagagctgggcatcCACACACTGACAGGCCCCTTGTGGGTCAGGAGGGAGACAAGCCTGGGAAGAATGGAGGCGGGCCTGGGGCCCAAACAGTTCTTCTTGGAAGGAGCAGATGGCACGTTGCCCCTTTTGGAGCCATCCCGACGATGCAAGGGATCAGGCAAGGGGCACGTCACTTAATAGCATGTGCTCGGGAGGCAGCCATAATTAAGTTCCATCCTTGACTCTGATGCTTCTTtgctgggtgacctcaggcaagttacttaacctctctgagcctagcctccacatctgtaaaattggaataACGCCACATAGCTACCTCATTggtgttattttgtttgttttttaaaaatatttatttgtttatttggttgtgctggtcttaattgcagcatgtatgtgggatctagttccctgatcaggtattgaacccaggccccctgcattgggagcacagtgtcttatccactgcgccaccagggaagtcccatcattgGTGTCTTGACAAGAGTAAATGTAGTGAGGCATGTCAAGTGTTTAGCACTGAGTTTGGCACATAATAAAGGCTTGatattaaagaaaggaaaaagaaaagacagagagagactatAGGGTCCAATGCTATTTCTGCACCCTCAAGCCTCCAGCAAAAGCTTACAGCCCAGCACAATGAGGGCACCATGGAGTCAGAAATGGCTGGGTTCAGATCTGAGCTCCTCCATCTACTAGGTAAACTACCACTGGCAACTCGATGCATCCCTCCAGGCCTcagctttctcttctgtaaaatgggtgccCCCCTCACACCAGgttttgggattgacatatatacacatcactatatataaaatagataactagtaaggttAGTTACTAACCTTACTAGTTAGTAAGGTTAGTAACTAAGTTAGACACCCCCCCTCATGGCCAGGTTTTCAGCTGATTGCCTGGCACATGGTCAGTCTTCAGATCTGAgggtgtttttccttcttttccctcaAAGGGCCTCCTCCTCTTTACTCTCCTCCGCCTCCAGGACCTGGAGCAATTTCCCCAATGTATGTTTACCCAGGTGAGTGTTCCTGCCaccgcccccccaacccccagctttCTCTGTCTCACACTCAACCCTGCCATGATCACTCGCCGAGCCTCTGCCCAAAcagcacctcctctgggaagccctcctccctgccctcacagCTGTGTGACTCCCACACTGCCCACGGCCAGGGGCCTTTCTCTCCCACATGCAGTCATTGGTGGAGGGGGCTGGTATACAGTAGGCGCTCGGGAAATGTCTATGGAATGAAGTCCtgttctcgggacttccctggcagtacagtggttcagactctgagcttccactgacgggaggcacgggttcgatccctggtcggggaaataaggtcctgcatgcctcacggtgcggccaaaaaaggaaaaaaaaaaaacaagaaagaaatccTGTTCTCAACTCTGCGAATGCGCCACCTTTGAAACCAAAGAGGAGGGGAATTCCGACCCCTCCAGCCAACCCCGTGGGGTCTGGGCTTTGGTGGGAtttttaagcaaagaaaaagCTTGAGAGCTGCTGGGTTGGGTCGTCAATTCCCAGTTGAGGAGAGCACCCTTTAAACCATGGGTCACCCCCTTCTGGACATACGTAGTTCTTCCCTTGGTCCCCTGCCAAAACTGCAGCCCCGCACATCAGGGCCCGGCTCTCCAAACCCCAGCATCCCCTCACCCGGGCATCACGGGAACCCAAAGTCTGTAACGGTCATAAGCCCCTCCTCATGGCTCCGACAGTCCAGCCAGACCAGACCCTGAGCCTCCGGTCCAGAACGTGAAAACTCACTGGAATTGtattttcttaacaaaatattcagCCACCACTAAAGATCTTGTTTCTCTACACATCCAAGATTGTAAAAATGGTTCTAGTGTTTAAAATAgctaaacagggacttccctggtggtccagttaagactctgcacttacACCTCAGGGAGCGCGGGTTCAATCTtgggttggggaaataagatcccatataccatgcagcaaaaaaaaagaaaaagaaaaaaacgttaaaaaaagtaaaagagctAAACTCATTTTTTTAGTTTGGTTCCCCCCCTATGCCAAGGCAAGAGGAAGAGACAAAAACGCCAACAGGaaggtgttttgttgttgttttgttttgttctggcgAGGGGGGGGTGTTGTTTTTAAGCTACTGCTTTACCAAGGGTGTCActtagagctttttaaaaaaaaatttttattggagtatagttgatgtaaaatgctgtgttcgtttcaggcgtacagcaaagtgaatcagttttacatatacatatatccactcttttttaggttcttttcccatataggccatcacagagcactgagtagagttccctgtgctctacagtaggtccttactagttatctattttatatatagtgatgtgtatatatgtcaatcccaatctcccaatttatccctccccccacttagAGCTTTTTAATTGCAGGGTTAGAAACAGACACTGGCTAACGTAAGTGAATACACCCAAAAGGGAACATATGGGTCGGAGATCCCGGGGAACTCAAAGAGCTGAAGGGGCCCGGTTCAAACCCAGAGACGCCCCCAAATTCCCTAGTGCTTGAGGGTGGGAGGGCTGGAGGTCTCGGCTGAGGGAGGCCCCGGAGCCCTGGAGGCTGGTGGGTAGGGGCTGGTGCAAGGGGAAATTGGACCCATCTGGACAGCCTGGGGTGCTCAGGGGAGCACGGAGAAAATGCAGGTAGTggcaggcccccagcagtggacaGGAGATGGGGAGGATGGGGGGCATGGGGTCTGACCTGCCCCCTCCCTTGTCCGCCAAGAACCGTTCACCAGCATGCCTAGGCTGCTGTCTCCAGTTTCCATAGTCTTGTGTGTCCATACTGCGGGAACCACATCGTCACGGTGACCACCCTGGTACCGGGCACCCTCACCTGGCTTCTGTGCAAGGGCATCTTCATGGCCGGGTGAGTGGCTGCCCCTTGCCTCCGCAGGGGCCCTGAGCATCCTTGTGGGAGGTCTGCGGGGTTTGGGGGGGGTGGCACAGGGCACGGAGGGAGGGGAGGTTTCCTAGTGCACCGTGGGTGGCTGGGGAGCAccaagggatggggtggggggctccCAGGCTCGGCTTGGCCCCAGGTGAGTCCCAAGCCCCGCTGCTCCCGAGGCTGCAGGTGTTTCACGGGCTGCTGCTTCATCCCCTTCTGTGTGGACAGCCTGAGGGACGTGAGGCACACGTGCCCCGTGTGCCAGCAAGAGCTCTTCTGCTGTAAATGCCATTAAGTGACCCCTGCCTGCCTGCATCTGTCTGCTGGGATCCCGCAGCCCTGTCCAGCAGGAAGATGAAGGGACTAAGGTGGTGCCCACCCGCCCTTCCCTTTGCCCTCCTGTTGCAATGGAAGGCCAGGTGagcactggcacatagtaggtgctcagttagtACCGGATAATTGAACGATGACGTGTGATGTGGCCCTCCCTTCTCAGGCTCCATTCTCTTCTGAGCCCTCAGAAACCACAGTCCACGCATCAGCTCTCATCTTCCTTTCCCGGCTCCTTCCCATCAGCTCAAACTCCTGCGTCTTTGTGAAAACATCTCTGCAGTTCCAGCTGGGGAAGCCGCACAGCCTCGTCTACCACTCACTCCTCGCACAGAGCCTGTGACATCCCGCTGCTGAAGCCCTCATCCACCAGGCACTTTGTCCTCCTTCCTACCTGCCTGGACTCTGCAGCCCCTGACCCTCTCTGTCCTCTCCCCTGTCCTGCAGTGATGCTCTGGCCACGTCCTGTGCACCCCGTCAGCATACCCTGTCAGGCTGGTGCCCCCCCAGCGTCCTGTGTTGGGCCCCTTCCCTACTCACGCGGCTCCTGAGATTCCTGGCCTCGCCTCCTGCATCACACAGCCCTCCCCGGTTGCCAAGGAGCCCCACAAACCCATCAGGTCTCCAAGTCAGCCCTCTTCCCCCACCTGCTCACATGGTCCCGGAGGCTGGGGCCGGCACTGCCACCTCCCTGCGTCACCTCCTCTTATCCCACAGCCCTCCAGTCCCTCTGCACAAGCCTTGGGTCCTGTCCTTTCTGCACTACAATGATTTCTACCCGCCGCCACCCCGTTATCCCACCCCGCTCTTTCTTGAAGGAGGCAACAGCCCCCAATGGGTCTCCCAGCCCCAGGTCTTGACTCTTCCTTCTGGTCCTCCCCTGTGTCCACTGGCTGTCACAGAGTAAGCTCAACGATCACGGGGAGGAATTAGTACCTTCAGCTGTGACACCTGCCTAGCACTCATCTTTCTTGGGGCCAGACCTTTAACATGGGGTCCCTTTGAGGCCACTTGTggctcctgcttccctcccctgTTCTGCGCTCCAGGCGCCCACAACCAAGAGTGGCCCGTTCACCCACTCACCCGTGTGTCCACACCCTTCCCCTGGCCTCTTCTGGAAGGCCCTGcctgcccccttctctctccccctatTCCTTCCGGCCCCATCGCTCACTCCTGGGTCTCTGTCACTTTCCCCAGGCCCTGGTGCCCCCAGGGCCTGGCGGGGACAGGTGAGTTTATGAGAGCTGGGATGGGGGAGCAAATCTTCTCAAATCTCTGTGCCCAATTCCCAACAAGAGGTTTAATCCTTAAACTTCCTTCATGGCTACAGCACAGTAGCTTTTCTGTACTGTAAAGGCCGAGCTCTGCAGGAATTTGGCAAATGCAGGAATTTTGGCACTAGCTGCAGGACAGGAAGCCTAGGTTTCCACATCCAAACAGGGACCCATCTTAACAAGATTTTTAGGACTTAAAAGGATTTTTAGGATTTAAAAGGCCCCAAGTTGCAGGAccggaatagagacacagacgtagagaatggacttgaggacacggggagggagaagggtaagctgggaagaagtgagagagtggcatggacttatatacactaccaaatgtaaaacatagctagtgggaagcagccacagagcacagggagatcagctcggtgctttgtgtccacctagcggggtgggacagggagggcggaggaggaagctgagagagggaggagatatggggatacatgtatatgtatagctgattcactttgttataaagcagaaactaacacaccattgtaaagcaattacactccaataaagatgttaaaaaaaaaaaaaaaaggtcccaaGTTGGCTTATGAGCAGGATCCCTCCTGGGTACCATGTGGTCTGCCTGGGGGTGAGGCTGGGCACAGGAGGGGCTAAAGGGCACacgaaggtatttttttaaaaataatttttatcatgGGGCATTTCCCCCTGatgtctttatctttaaaaaaatatttttttcctttggccgtTCGGCAGCttacaggattttagttccccgaccagggattgaacctgggccctcagcagtcagcgcctggagtcctaaccactggaccgccaaggaattccccgaaagcattttttttattttgcaaaatataacaaatattattccctcttttttttttttaacagccatctttttttttttttttttttttttttttaatggtacgcgggcctttcactgctgtggcctctcccgttgcggagcacaggctccggacgcgcaggctcatcagccatggctcacaggcccagccgctccgcggcatgtgggatcttcccagaccagggcacgaacccgtgtcccctgcatcggcaggcggactctcaaccactgcgccaccagggaagccccctcatcttTTCAATGAAAAGGAATTTCCTAGAGAAGGGGCAGAGAAGTGGGAGAATTaagaggcagaggagaaagagtATGGCACTGACCTACATTTTATTCACTAAAACGTGGCAGCTGCTTCTGTTTTGCTTAGCACCACCCAGGAGGGCAGTACGGAAGCCGAGGCCTGAGAGATGGCTGGTCTGTGTCCAGTAACTGGATGGGCAGCCAGAAACTAGGGTTGGCCTGCCCCGTGGCCTTCAGGTGGTCAGACCTGCTGATGCGACGGCACCGGCAGGGCGTGTCCCACCAGCCGGGGGAAAGGACCCGTCCGGGGACAGATTTCTCCGGATCTGAATGTCAGCCCCCAGAAGATGCCAGCAGCTgcccctccaccctgcccccatcccccgaGATGCCCCAGAGAACCGAGGGGAGCACTGACTCCCGAGGGGTGGCACTAGCTGCAGTACAGGAAGCCTTGGTTTCCACATCCAAACAGGGACCCGCCTTACGATTTTTAGGGTTAGAAGATGAGGCGTCTGACATAAACTAGGCATCCTGGGAACCAACTTCTCATTTGTAATAAGTCAGAATGGGGCTCCAAGTGGACCTGTGTCGACAAGACAGGTGGCCACCCATCTAGGTCCCAAGTGTACTGACGGAAAGGGAGGCCAGGCGGGCCCACTGGCCACCACTCCCCAGAGGACGATGCCTTGACCTGGGACTCGGCCAATCTGCAGTTTGGCGGACCACAGCCCTGCAGAGGCACCCAGGCCAGGCGGGCAACGGTCATGGGGCCTGGCTGGCCCTGCCAGAACCGGAACAGGACCGGGACACGCCTGCAGAGCTCCAGCCTGGAGTCTGATTCTGCGCCTGCCAGGCTACTTGCCGGGTTTGACCCGGATTCCCAGAGGTCCACAGGCAGGAACATTCAGTGCCATGGCAAACGCAGTGCTGGCTGTGTGGGTGGTGCCCTGGGCCCTCCTCTACCGGCCTGCTTTGGTCACCGTGGTCCACGCGCCATCCACAAGGCCCGGCCCAGCTCCCCAGCGGCCCTCCGCGAGCCCACAGAGCCGCCCCAGGCCACTCTCAGACTGCCCAGCGTCAGGAGAGACGCTTGCCaacgtttaaaaaaaatcccGATTTTTGGCTTCTCTTGGAAACTGCGATGATCCATCTGCACGGGTCCCTGTTTTGGCAGATGTCGGGCTGTCCCCTTGGCCCGGCCCAGCCAGTTCCCATCATCCCATGGCCTCCTCCTTCACTGCCTTGTACAACTTGACTTAAACCACCGTTCCCATTTTGTAGCCTTGACGTCTGAGGCCTTGGTTCTGGGTCCCGAGACCTCACTGTAGACTCAAGCTGGAGCGCGTGGGGTCGCAGCCCCATTCTCTCCCTGAGCCTTCCCCACGCTCCTGATGTCTGCACCAACCTCTGGGGCTGGCCAGGAGGGCACAGGGCTCCGGGGGGAGGCAGCCACCCTGTCCCACTCTCCCACAGCTCTCATCTCAAAGTGGGAGGCCCCTCCTTCCAGCAGGGAGGCCGGCTCGGATACCTGTAAAGAGGGAGCAGTGAATGTGGGTCTCAAAGCCAGCTCTGCACTCAGAAGAGGCCCCAAGAGCCCAGCCTGACAGATTAACTCAGAATCCCTGTCCTGGTCACTCGGGGTGGCTCGGACGCCTCACTGCCGGCCGCACGCGGTGTGCTCATCGGCGACAGCCACTACGGCACCACTGCCCGCCAGAGCCGAGACACGGTACAGCTCCGCCGCGCCCCCTCTCAGCACAGGAGTAGACTGGGGGGCGTGATGTGGCTGCAGGCAGGGCGCTGGGGACACCTCCCACTGTTTGCAGCCTGGAGCAAGGCTGGGCAGGGCGGCCAGAGGTGAGTAAGCGTCACAAGGCCGGGAGGGCACACAGGGGCCTGGCCAGACTGCCACCCTCTACCACCTGCCTGCCCGTGACGGGGTGAAACGAACCAGCCCCCCAGCAGCAGCCCTGACCCTCTGTGGCACCGGTCGGAACGAACAAGGGCGCCTCCTCTGTACCCGTGGGAAGGGGGCAGGATTAGGCTTCAGAGGGGCTGAGTGTGGGTTCTCTCCCCCAACATCTTATGACGAACTCAGAACATCCATCGTACTGGGCAGGATCGTGCTGTGAACGCCCATCCCTGGATCTATCCATCAACAACGGTGCCTGCCCCTAGGGTTGGTCAGTGGCCCCTTGAAGCTGCGATGAGTTGCGACCCTGTGTCTGAACTTGCAGACGCCACTCTGCTCAGCCCACCCCTTTTCCAAGGCCACCGGAGGCCCGGGTTCCAGGCCTCACAGAGTGAACGTTTTATGTGTCATATATTAACTCGACAGCTCAAGGGAGCTGATCACTGTAAAGACACACAAAGCAAGGGAAATGTGGTTGGAACGCCTGAGCCACGTGTGgcagtttaaaattaaattgtgaaAACTCACTCTCTCTGCTGCTACTTTAGCCACGTTTCAGGTGCTCAGTGGACACCTGGGGCTCGCAG
The DNA window shown above is from Kogia breviceps isolate mKogBre1 chromosome 14, mKogBre1 haplotype 1, whole genome shotgun sequence and carries:
- the LITAFD gene encoding lITAF domain-containing protein, with translation MQGISFHSLVCPYCGNHIVTVTTLVPGTLTWLLCKGIFMAGCFTGCCFIPFCVDSLRDVRHTCPVCQQELFCCKCH